A genomic segment from Methanomicrobia archaeon encodes:
- a CDS encoding phosphoribosylanthranilate isomerase, producing MYDLSVKICGVTNAEDARLVLESGADLLGMIVDVPVASPRKISLDSAVEIAHALNNEIDLVAVMMPRTVQEVERIVRRLEPVAVQLHGFESNAFLHAVRTAVPDVKVIKTVHLDEIGAIHGGLPEPEYLDFLLLDTVSHQLGGTGKTHNWATSARLVEESTVPVLLSGGLSPSNVRDAIRAVKPYGVDVASGVESSPGRKSREKIELFVRNARCM from the coding sequence ATGTATGACCTAAGCGTAAAGATCTGTGGAGTGACGAATGCCGAGGATGCGCGTCTCGTGCTGGAGAGCGGCGCAGACCTGCTTGGCATGATCGTAGACGTGCCGGTGGCGAGTCCGCGTAAGATATCACTGGACTCGGCTGTTGAGATCGCGCATGCGTTAAACAATGAGATTGATCTCGTCGCGGTAATGATGCCTCGTACCGTCCAGGAGGTGGAGCGTATTGTGCGGCGGCTCGAGCCCGTTGCCGTACAGCTGCACGGCTTCGAGTCGAACGCGTTTCTCCATGCCGTTCGGACTGCAGTCCCGGACGTTAAGGTGATCAAAACCGTTCATCTCGATGAGATCGGGGCGATACACGGTGGGCTGCCGGAACCGGAGTATCTCGATTTTCTACTGCTTGATACCGTTTCGCATCAGCTCGGTGGCACGGGCAAGACGCACAACTGGGCGACGAGCGCGCGGTTGGTTGAAGAGAGCACCGTGCCCGTGCTGCTCTCCGGCGGCTTGAGCCCGTCAAATGTGCGTGATGCGATACGCGCGGTGAAACCGTATGGCGTGGATGTAGCAAGCGGTGTGGAATCGTCACCGGGCCGGAAGAGTAGGGAGAAGATCGAGCTATTTGTGAGGAATGCGCGATGTATGTAG
- the trpB gene encoding tryptophan synthase subunit beta, translated as MYVGVYPKAGKFGEYGGQFVPEVLMHALHELEDAYLEASRDERFTAELDHYLRTFAGRSTPLYFCSRLSALLGTRLYLKREDLVHGGAHKLNNALGQALLARRMGKSRLIAETGAGQHGLATAIVGAVFGLKTEIYMGEADIERQRLNVFRMNLLGAEVHPVRSGSRTLKDAINEAIRDWVTNVEDTHYLLGSVVGPHPYPLIVREFQRVVGQETRAQVQNAEGRLPDALVACVGGGSNSIGLFYDFLDDAAVAIYGVEAGGAGIASNRHSATLCAGSKGVLHGTYSYLLQDEHGQILPTHSIAPGLDYSGVGPEHAFLKDCGRVTYDSVTDAEALQAFQLLCNYEGILPALESAHALAYVKRLVDAGIVGTDAVVVACLSGRGDKDVEIIERALHEQNQ; from the coding sequence ATGTATGTAGGTGTATATCCAAAAGCGGGTAAATTCGGCGAGTATGGCGGCCAGTTCGTGCCTGAGGTCCTGATGCATGCATTACATGAGCTTGAAGATGCGTATCTCGAAGCCAGCAGGGACGAGCGGTTCACGGCGGAATTGGACCACTATTTGCGGACGTTCGCGGGACGGTCCACGCCGCTCTACTTCTGCTCACGACTTTCCGCGCTGCTGGGCACACGGCTGTATTTGAAGCGTGAGGATCTCGTGCATGGCGGCGCGCACAAGTTGAACAATGCACTTGGGCAGGCGTTACTGGCACGGCGAATGGGCAAGAGCAGGCTCATTGCGGAGACCGGAGCAGGTCAGCACGGCCTGGCAACGGCAATCGTGGGCGCGGTCTTCGGCCTGAAGACGGAGATCTATATGGGCGAGGCGGATATCGAACGGCAGCGGTTGAACGTGTTCCGCATGAACTTGCTGGGCGCGGAGGTCCATCCGGTCAGGAGCGGCTCGCGCACCTTGAAGGATGCGATCAATGAAGCGATCCGGGACTGGGTGACGAACGTTGAGGATACGCACTATCTGCTCGGCTCGGTGGTGGGGCCGCATCCATACCCCTTGATCGTGCGTGAGTTCCAGCGCGTGGTCGGGCAGGAGACGAGAGCGCAGGTGCAGAACGCAGAGGGCAGGCTGCCGGATGCGCTCGTAGCATGCGTCGGCGGCGGCAGCAACAGTATCGGGCTCTTCTACGATTTCCTCGATGACGCGGCCGTGGCGATCTACGGCGTCGAGGCCGGGGGCGCGGGCATTGCGTCCAACCGCCATTCAGCAACGCTCTGTGCGGGCAGTAAGGGTGTTCTGCACGGCACCTACAGTTATCTCTTACAGGATGAACACGGCCAGATACTCCCGACGCACAGTATTGCGCCCGGGCTCGATTATTCGGGCGTTGGCCCTGAGCATGCCTTCTTGAAGGATTGTGGTCGCGTGACCTACGACAGTGTAACGGACGCGGAGGCGCTGCAGGCGTTCCAGCTCCTCTGCAACTACGAAGGGATATTGCCCGCGCTCGAATCGGCGCACGCGCTGGCGTACGTAAAGCGTCTGGTCGATGCGGGGATTGTAGGTACCGATGCTGTGGTGGTGGCCTGCCTCTCGGGCAGGGGCGATAAAGACGTTGAGATAATAGAGAGGGCACTGCATGAGCAGAATCAGTAA
- a CDS encoding indole-3-glycerol-phosphate synthase has product MPGFIEALLRSTRQAVERRKHDPLPERAHAIRSLSAAIRRVDKAIIAEIKPRSPSAGDLLRSRDAIAIAHDYAAGGAAALSVLIAPAFGGAVETVSRVRRAVTVPVLYKEFITDEFQIWEAFSYGADAVLLIEGISPVALLMNLVDELGMEAIVECHTAEDIDRAVAAGAELVGINNRDLSTFTVDLETTARLAELVPGNKLMISESGVKTPSDASYLFDCGADALLIGTALMEARNPKEFIHVCMT; this is encoded by the coding sequence ATGCCAGGATTCATTGAGGCGCTCCTCAGGAGCACGAGGCAGGCGGTAGAACGCCGGAAACACGATCCTCTTCCGGAACGGGCGCACGCGATACGCAGCTTATCAGCAGCGATCAGGCGCGTGGATAAGGCGATCATTGCGGAGATCAAGCCGCGATCGCCAAGCGCCGGTGATCTCTTAAGGAGCCGGGACGCGATCGCGATCGCCCATGACTATGCGGCCGGAGGTGCAGCAGCGCTCTCGGTGCTCATTGCTCCTGCGTTTGGGGGGGCGGTGGAGACCGTATCGCGTGTGAGGCGAGCGGTTACCGTTCCGGTGCTCTACAAGGAGTTTATCACCGACGAGTTCCAGATTTGGGAGGCCTTCAGCTATGGCGCTGACGCGGTATTGCTCATCGAGGGCATCTCGCCCGTTGCACTGCTCATGAACCTGGTGGACGAGCTGGGCATGGAAGCGATCGTCGAATGTCATACCGCGGAGGATATAGATCGTGCAGTAGCAGCAGGTGCCGAGCTCGTAGGGATTAACAATCGTGATCTGAGCACATTCACCGTGGATCTCGAGACGACCGCACGACTCGCGGAATTGGTACCCGGGAATAAGCTCATGATCAGTGAGTCGGGCGTGAAGACCCCGTCTGATGCGAGCTATTTATTTGACTGTGGTGCGGATGCGCTCCTGATTGGCACTGCTCTGATGGAAGCGCGGAATCCGAAGGAGTTCATTCACGTATGTATGACCTAA